Proteins co-encoded in one Verrucomicrobiia bacterium genomic window:
- a CDS encoding zonular occludens toxin domain-containing protein — protein sequence MSIHAISGKPGGGKSLFGMKALVNELRTTHRFVVTNLAVKPAELAAYLHQLYGQTFDLNQRLTILDEEQTAKFWLYRGNGVVLPDREKNDFSSEDAANIYYVPDVERGVTLDGQSLPMRKGGGEGVCFILDELHLFFNSREWAKTGKAAIFYLSQHRKCNNDVIWITQHIENVDKQFRSLTQDFTYLRNYRQEKFMSAFQSLPWFSFKTFQSPVTVASGLMAPTESGRFLLDAKGLAACYDTAKGVGFAGNVAADTKKARRGLPMWVLIASCIGVCIAAPFLLIGIIHFISNTVAFKPSKGLSSLSRTNAIVSHVTKTAPPTLPITAPSASSAVTPVDIALAAAKPFVLPLSDTNSLTMCGFISLPGNGYEVALSDGRVLSSAKREVVFVDANRCVVDGGWVYRRVISPAASMSPRPVVPSEYHPSFTVGESHLPTADHRTRKVTIHFADGQTITKLLEPAAEPQPSETIQQMDQPGNAATPANSEPQGFGNGVRNILERR from the coding sequence ATGAGCATCCACGCCATATCCGGCAAGCCAGGTGGTGGTAAATCGCTGTTCGGCATGAAAGCGCTGGTGAATGAACTGCGTACCACACACCGTTTTGTCGTCACCAATCTGGCGGTGAAGCCGGCGGAGTTGGCGGCTTATCTGCATCAGCTTTACGGCCAGACCTTCGATCTTAATCAACGTCTGACGATTTTGGATGAGGAACAAACCGCCAAGTTCTGGCTGTATCGCGGGAATGGCGTGGTTCTGCCGGACCGTGAAAAAAATGATTTTTCATCCGAGGATGCCGCCAATATATATTATGTGCCGGACGTGGAACGCGGAGTCACGCTGGACGGTCAATCTTTGCCGATGCGCAAAGGCGGTGGTGAGGGCGTCTGTTTCATCCTCGATGAGTTGCATTTGTTTTTTAATTCGCGGGAATGGGCCAAAACCGGCAAGGCGGCGATTTTCTACCTGTCGCAACATCGCAAGTGCAACAATGACGTGATCTGGATCACGCAGCACATTGAAAACGTGGACAAGCAGTTTCGCAGTCTCACCCAGGATTTTACCTACCTGCGAAATTACCGGCAGGAAAAGTTCATGTCGGCTTTTCAATCGCTGCCGTGGTTCAGTTTTAAAACCTTTCAAAGTCCGGTCACGGTGGCGTCCGGTTTGATGGCGCCCACAGAAAGCGGTCGGTTTCTTTTGGACGCGAAAGGATTGGCGGCGTGTTATGACACTGCCAAGGGTGTCGGATTCGCGGGCAATGTCGCTGCCGATACGAAGAAAGCTCGGCGTGGTCTGCCGATGTGGGTCTTGATTGCGAGTTGTATTGGCGTCTGCATTGCCGCGCCGTTCCTGTTGATCGGAATTATTCATTTCATCTCGAACACGGTAGCGTTCAAGCCCAGCAAAGGGCTGTCCAGCCTTTCGCGGACCAATGCGATTGTTTCCCACGTTACAAAAACAGCACCGCCAACTTTGCCAATCACGGCCCCGTCTGCGTCCTCCGCCGTCACGCCGGTGGACATAGCGTTGGCAGCGGCCAAGCCTTTCGTTTTGCCGTTATCGGATACGAACTCTTTGACGATGTGTGGTTTTATTAGTCTGCCGGGGAACGGCTACGAAGTGGCCTTGTCAGACGGTCGCGTGCTGTCCTCGGCCAAACGTGAAGTTGTTTTTGTGGACGCCAACCGTTGTGTTGTGGATGGGGGCTGGGTTTACCGTCGTGTTATATCACCGGCTGCTTCGATGAGTCCGCGCCCGGTTGTGCCTTCCGAATATCATCCTTCTTTCACGGTCGGAGAATCGCATCTGCCGACGGCGGATCATCGCACGCGAAAAGTCACCATTCATTTTGCCGATGGTCAGACCATTACCAAATTGCTGGAACCGGCTGCGGAACCGCAACCATCGGAAACGATCCAGCAAATGGACCAGCCGGGTAATGCTGCCACTCCCGCAAACTCCGAACCTCAAGGTTTTGGCAACGGCGTTCGCAACATTCTCGAAAGGCGGTGA